In Chryseobacterium camelliae, one DNA window encodes the following:
- a CDS encoding PAS domain-containing protein, with the protein MVNFSSSPDHNTLLEILKQSDDATAIYTGQDLIIQFANDAMLRIWRKDSSVYGKKFGDALPEMEGQPFISILQDVWKTGKTYQARDTPADLEINGISTTSYFDFIFKPIKDQQGSVYAILHTAADVTERVHAWRLIREKEIRKQKLNEDLIAGNEELNNANTQLNTIHKQLVSAEHRIMQLINTSPIGLALLQGKDMIIEAANEEMLKIWGYRENMIIGKALLDVFPVLKGQAFFDQLSLVYSSGEIVSLEEMVFGFKDKKYLNINFHPLLKPDGMVDAVMATVQDVTEKVIAKKILEKNEIRLQESNEELGTLNEELKTANEELGVLNDQYSEVNKKLEEANRTTILLNEELEQKNIDLRFSNRGFKEINLQLTTSNQKLNVRNTELKASNDTITYLNKKLTDSEASFKNLIAQAPVATMLLKGEQFIVTMINKSMLDLIGKDANLIGKPLFEELPELRGQKAADMLMETYTRGIPHSDFINPIAINRNGNLETGFFNFTYTPYIENGKVTGVIDMAVEVTHQVLAIQERDQIIAEKSQLEETLRKSQQRLEGILETMAEGVGVIDAAGRMVYANPMAQQILGLSESCIKERTYDDPRWQNLRLDGSPLPSEEHPMSIMMRTQRPVYDHEIAVQPPDRDRMYISINAAPIFDTEGNLTGGIGTFMDVTTRRMITQGKEDFISIASHELKTPVTALKASLQLLQRSHHKLPEESRTKLVEQSIRSLDKLSHLITDLLDTSRIEQGHMKLNRQPFSLSELFDDCCKTLAQNTGQKIHFEGDTQLTVEADHQQIGQVMVNFITNALKYAPESEQILIRAQKLNDHEVKVSVSDQGPGIPQEKLTHLFERYYRTEYKGQKFTGLGLGLYISAQIIKHHGGHIGVESEVGKGSEFWFTLPLQELQ; encoded by the coding sequence ATGGTAAACTTTTCTTCCTCTCCGGATCATAATACCCTGTTAGAGATCCTTAAACAGTCTGATGATGCCACGGCCATCTACACGGGGCAGGACCTGATCATACAATTCGCCAATGATGCGATGCTCAGGATCTGGAGGAAAGACTCGTCCGTATACGGAAAAAAATTCGGAGATGCATTGCCTGAAATGGAAGGACAGCCTTTTATCAGTATCCTTCAGGACGTATGGAAGACAGGCAAAACATACCAGGCACGCGACACGCCGGCTGACCTGGAAATCAACGGGATAAGCACTACTTCTTACTTCGACTTCATATTTAAGCCCATCAAAGACCAGCAGGGATCTGTGTATGCTATACTGCATACTGCTGCAGATGTCACTGAACGGGTACATGCCTGGAGGCTAATACGTGAAAAAGAAATACGTAAACAAAAGCTGAATGAAGATCTTATCGCTGGCAATGAAGAACTGAACAATGCCAATACCCAACTTAATACCATCCACAAACAGCTTGTTTCTGCGGAACACCGGATAATGCAGCTCATCAACACCTCTCCTATCGGACTTGCCCTGTTGCAGGGAAAAGACATGATCATTGAAGCAGCGAATGAAGAGATGCTGAAGATCTGGGGCTACCGGGAGAACATGATTATCGGTAAAGCCCTGTTGGATGTTTTTCCGGTACTGAAAGGTCAGGCATTTTTTGATCAGCTGAGTCTGGTCTATTCATCCGGGGAAATTGTCTCCCTGGAAGAAATGGTCTTTGGCTTCAAGGACAAAAAATACCTCAACATCAATTTCCATCCGCTTTTAAAGCCGGACGGTATGGTAGATGCTGTAATGGCTACCGTACAGGATGTAACGGAAAAGGTAATCGCAAAAAAAATCCTGGAGAAAAACGAAATCCGTTTGCAGGAATCCAATGAAGAACTCGGTACGCTTAACGAAGAGCTGAAGACCGCCAATGAAGAGCTGGGAGTCCTGAACGACCAGTACTCTGAAGTGAACAAAAAGCTGGAAGAAGCTAACCGGACCACCATCCTCCTCAATGAAGAGCTGGAACAGAAAAATATAGACCTCCGCTTTTCCAACAGAGGTTTCAAGGAAATCAACCTCCAGCTTACCACATCCAATCAGAAGCTTAATGTAAGGAATACGGAGCTGAAAGCCTCCAACGATACCATTACATACCTCAATAAAAAACTGACGGACAGTGAAGCCAGCTTTAAAAACCTGATCGCCCAGGCTCCTGTAGCTACCATGCTGTTGAAAGGGGAACAGTTTATCGTTACCATGATCAATAAATCCATGCTGGATCTGATCGGGAAAGATGCCAACCTGATCGGGAAGCCTCTCTTTGAAGAACTCCCTGAACTCAGAGGCCAGAAGGCAGCAGATATGCTGATGGAAACCTATACCCGGGGAATTCCCCATTCAGATTTTATAAATCCGATTGCGATCAACCGGAACGGAAACCTGGAAACCGGATTCTTCAATTTCACTTATACACCCTATATAGAGAACGGAAAAGTAACCGGCGTTATCGATATGGCAGTTGAAGTAACCCATCAAGTGCTTGCCATCCAGGAGCGTGACCAGATCATCGCAGAAAAGAGCCAACTAGAGGAAACACTGCGCAAAAGCCAGCAGCGCCTCGAAGGCATTCTTGAAACCATGGCCGAAGGTGTAGGCGTTATTGATGCTGCGGGCCGTATGGTATATGCCAATCCTATGGCACAACAGATTCTTGGACTTTCGGAAAGCTGCATCAAAGAACGCACATACGATGACCCACGATGGCAGAATCTCAGGCTGGATGGCTCTCCGCTTCCTTCTGAAGAACACCCAATGTCCATTATGATGCGTACGCAGCGCCCTGTTTATGACCATGAAATTGCCGTACAGCCTCCGGACCGCGACCGTATGTATATTTCAATCAATGCTGCGCCTATATTCGACACTGAGGGCAATCTTACCGGAGGTATCGGAACCTTTATGGATGTCACCACAAGAAGGATGATTACTCAAGGCAAAGAAGATTTCATCAGCATAGCCAGCCACGAACTGAAAACGCCGGTTACTGCGTTAAAAGCTTCCCTACAACTGCTTCAGCGCTCCCACCACAAGCTTCCGGAAGAGTCCAGGACGAAGCTGGTGGAACAGTCAATCCGCAGTCTGGATAAGTTGTCTCATCTTATTACGGACCTTCTGGATACCAGCAGAATTGAGCAGGGACATATGAAGCTTAATCGACAGCCGTTTTCGCTTTCTGAACTTTTTGATGATTGCTGCAAGACTCTGGCTCAGAATACCGGCCAGAAAATCCATTTCGAAGGCGATACACAGCTTACTGTGGAAGCAGACCACCAGCAAATCGGCCAGGTGATGGTCAATTTCATTACCAATGCCCTTAAATACGCCCCGGAATCTGAACAGATCCTCATCCGGGCACAAAAACTGAATGATCATGAAGTGAAGGTAAGTGTATCCGACCAGGGACCGGGCATTCCACAAGAAAAACTGACGCATCTTTTTGAACGGTATTACCGCACAGAATACAAAGGCCAGAAATTTACCGGACTCGGATTAGGGCTTTACATCAGCGCACAGATCATCAAGCATCATGGGGGTCATATTGGAGTGGAAAGTGAAGTCGGGAAAGGAAGCGAGTTCTGGTTTACTTTGCCGTTACAGGAGTTACAGTAG
- a CDS encoding PQQ-dependent sugar dehydrogenase, giving the protein MNAKVYHLLIASAVLFTGCSDTMDGSGEEPVLPPVENNPANTSYPPAFPGQTRANGVRTSTPFVSEVLTSSLSSPWGITALPDGRLLITEKAGTMRIMSTTGTLSNAITGIPAVNSAGQGGLLGLCVDPQFASNRMVYWVFSENVSGGNLTSVAKGRLSDSETMIENPVVIYRATPSANVGNLHYGGRILFDSTGNLFVSTGERSDLSTRPLAQSVTAAVGKILRITTSGQPAPGNPSFSQSGALPVLYSMGHRNPQGLAIHPQTGELWQSEHGPRGGDEINRVQGGANYGWPTITYGIEYSGAVIGDGIQQKQGMEQPVYYWDPVISPSGMTFYRGNAMPEWQNNLFIASLSGMHIARLVIENNKVVGEERLLVGENQRFRDITQGKDNALYAVTDGGKLYRIRKQ; this is encoded by the coding sequence ATGAATGCAAAAGTTTATCATTTGCTGATCGCTTCAGCAGTATTATTCACCGGTTGTTCAGACACCATGGATGGCAGCGGAGAGGAACCTGTGCTTCCGCCGGTAGAAAACAATCCTGCCAATACCAGTTATCCTCCTGCATTTCCGGGTCAGACCAGAGCCAACGGTGTAAGGACATCTACACCCTTTGTGAGTGAAGTACTTACTTCATCACTGTCTTCTCCCTGGGGAATTACAGCATTGCCTGATGGCAGGCTTCTGATCACTGAAAAAGCCGGAACGATGCGCATTATGAGCACAACCGGAACTCTGAGCAATGCCATTACAGGAATTCCCGCTGTTAATTCTGCCGGACAGGGCGGATTGTTAGGCCTGTGTGTAGATCCTCAGTTTGCCTCCAACCGGATGGTATATTGGGTATTCTCTGAGAACGTAAGCGGAGGAAACCTGACTTCAGTAGCAAAAGGAAGGCTTTCCGATTCCGAGACCATGATCGAAAATCCTGTTGTTATTTACCGTGCAACCCCTTCTGCTAATGTAGGTAATCTGCATTACGGAGGAAGGATCCTGTTTGACAGTACCGGAAACCTTTTTGTAAGTACCGGAGAGCGTTCAGATCTTTCTACCCGTCCGCTGGCCCAGTCTGTGACAGCTGCCGTGGGCAAGATCCTTCGTATTACTACAAGTGGCCAGCCAGCTCCGGGAAATCCGTCATTTTCCCAGTCGGGAGCATTGCCTGTATTGTACAGCATGGGTCATAGGAATCCACAGGGTCTGGCAATCCATCCGCAGACCGGGGAATTGTGGCAGAGTGAGCACGGACCGAGAGGCGGAGATGAAATCAACCGTGTGCAGGGAGGAGCCAATTATGGCTGGCCGACCATTACATACGGCATAGAATACAGTGGTGCAGTAATAGGCGATGGAATACAGCAAAAGCAGGGTATGGAGCAGCCGGTATACTATTGGGATCCCGTGATTTCTCCGAGCGGGATGACATTCTATAGAGGAAATGCGATGCCGGAATGGCAGAATAACCTCTTTATAGCATCGTTAAGCGGAATGCACATTGCAAGGCTGGTGATCGAAAATAATAAAGTAGTAGGTGAGGAGCGTCTTCTCGTGGGTGAAAACCAGCGTTTCAGGGATATTACCCAGGGGAAAGACAATGCATTGTATGCGGTAACGGACGGCGGAAAGCTGTACAGGATCCGTAAACAGTAA
- a CDS encoding helix-turn-helix domain-containing protein, translating to MNIIHSLSAFHRLLSLPEPKHPLVSVINLSESIFLEDEVWKGFVNRFYCIALKRDATGKIKYGQQHYDYDKGVLSFTAPNQVQYLDVQHMDCGQGYLLVIHEDFLLKHPLAKTISGYGFFSYAVNEALHLSEDEENDLISILHKIDKECRHIDRHTQEIIASQIELLLNYSKRFYERQFITRKSHNHQLLVKFEKFLNDYFDEEKNMQSGLLTVQHAAESIGLSPNYLSDLLRIHTGQNTQQLIHEKLISKAKEKLCTTPLSVSEIAYMLGFEHAQSFSTLFKKKTKLAPLEFRAKFKFN from the coding sequence ATGAATATTATCCACTCGCTTTCTGCGTTTCACCGCCTGCTGTCTTTGCCTGAGCCCAAACATCCGCTGGTCAGCGTCATCAACCTTTCCGAGAGTATCTTCCTCGAGGATGAAGTATGGAAAGGCTTCGTGAACAGGTTTTACTGCATTGCCCTGAAGCGGGATGCTACCGGCAAGATCAAATACGGACAGCAGCACTATGACTATGACAAAGGGGTTTTAAGCTTCACCGCCCCCAATCAGGTACAGTATTTGGATGTGCAACACATGGACTGTGGGCAAGGTTACCTTCTGGTGATCCATGAAGATTTCTTGCTTAAGCATCCTCTTGCAAAAACCATATCAGGATACGGTTTTTTCTCTTATGCCGTCAATGAAGCCCTTCACCTTTCTGAAGACGAAGAAAACGACCTGATCAGTATTCTTCATAAAATAGACAAGGAGTGCAGACATATCGACCGGCATACACAGGAAATCATTGCATCCCAAATAGAGCTGTTGCTTAACTATTCCAAACGGTTTTATGAGCGCCAATTCATTACCCGCAAAAGCCATAATCATCAGCTGCTGGTTAAATTTGAGAAATTCCTGAATGATTATTTTGATGAAGAAAAAAATATGCAATCCGGACTTTTAACTGTTCAGCATGCTGCCGAATCCATAGGGCTTTCACCTAATTATCTGAGTGATCTGCTGAGGATCCATACCGGACAGAACACCCAGCAGCTTATCCATGAAAAACTGATCAGTAAAGCCAAGGAAAAATTATGCACGACTCCTTTATCCGTTAGTGAAATCGCTTATATGCTGGGATTTGAACATGCCCAGTCTTTCAGCACACTGTTTAAGAAAAAAACCAAGCTTGCACCTTTGGAATTCCGGGCAAAATTCAAATTTAACTGA
- a CDS encoding aldo/keto reductase, with amino-acid sequence MNLKQIQLGSQGLIIPQIGLGCMGMTGFEEADTYGKTDETEAIATIHHSLELGGNFLDTADLYGPLKNEQLISKAIGNNRDRYIIATKFGWEIDDQNKITWKINGSSAYVKKAVERSLRNLKTDYIDLYYMHRLDKNIPIEETVGAMSDLVKEGKVKYIGLSEVSSETVRRAHAIHPITAVQSEYSLFERTVEEKGVLKTLQDLGIGFVAYSPLGRGFLSGQIRSVDDLPEKDFRRGIPRFQEKHFHKNIELLEAIETMAKDRQVTSSQLALAWIMNKGIVPIPGTKRRTYLEQNIEACSVRISENDMEKLESILPLGTDTGAPYDEFSMGLLDY; translated from the coding sequence ATGAATCTGAAACAAATTCAATTGGGCAGTCAGGGACTCATCATACCTCAAATTGGTTTAGGCTGCATGGGAATGACCGGCTTTGAAGAAGCTGATACATATGGCAAAACAGACGAAACTGAAGCTATTGCTACTATTCACCACTCTCTTGAACTGGGCGGAAATTTCCTTGATACAGCAGACCTTTACGGCCCGCTGAAAAATGAGCAGCTGATTTCCAAAGCAATTGGAAACAACCGTGACCGCTATATCATTGCCACCAAATTCGGCTGGGAAATTGATGATCAGAACAAAATTACCTGGAAGATCAACGGGAGCAGTGCTTATGTAAAAAAAGCAGTGGAAAGATCACTCAGAAATCTTAAAACAGACTATATTGATCTGTATTACATGCACAGGCTGGATAAAAATATCCCGATTGAAGAAACCGTGGGGGCCATGAGCGACCTTGTGAAAGAAGGAAAGGTAAAGTACATCGGTTTATCAGAAGTATCTTCCGAAACCGTTAGAAGAGCACACGCTATACATCCTATTACAGCAGTTCAAAGTGAATATTCCCTTTTTGAAAGGACAGTGGAAGAAAAAGGAGTCCTGAAGACGCTTCAGGACCTGGGAATCGGCTTTGTAGCCTATTCACCTTTAGGAAGAGGATTCCTGTCCGGACAGATCCGTTCTGTGGATGACCTTCCTGAAAAAGACTTCCGCAGAGGAATTCCCCGTTTTCAGGAAAAACACTTTCATAAAAATATAGAGTTGCTGGAAGCCATTGAAACCATGGCAAAGGATAGACAGGTTACCTCATCTCAACTGGCGTTAGCATGGATCATGAACAAAGGCATTGTTCCGATTCCAGGAACAAAACGAAGGACCTACCTGGAGCAGAATATTGAAGCCTGTTCCGTTAGGATCAGCGAAAATGACATGGAGAAACTGGAAAGTATCTTACCTTTAGGAACAGATACCGGCGCCCCGTATGATGAGTTCAGCATGGGCCTGCTGGATTATTAA
- a CDS encoding XdhC family protein: MKEINTILEAYSRAESAGKKSALATVVKVEGSSYRQPGARMLVTEDGELTGAISGGCLEGDALKKALLAISQRQNKLVTYDTTNEDDAEFGVQLGCNGIVHILFEYIDSSEEYNPIYFLRKLQEKRQETVLVNLFSMKRGSSQPGTVAFSGGTDVSVKSPEFKIISSDIKEAFDKKESSVKTITVDGISYEALIEYQTPNISLVIAGAGNDVIPLSEMAAILGWEVHIGDGRTTHAVQRRFPAAKKVRTVKASDFLDDIVIDDLTFFVLMTHNYQYDLSLLSALLERGCRYIGVLGPKTKLERMLEDLNNNQVTMHEEQLNSIYGPVGLDTGAETAEEIAVSVVSEIMAVLNGRTGTSLKYRTGKIHTGINQTINTKV; the protein is encoded by the coding sequence ATGAAAGAAATCAATACCATTCTTGAGGCTTATTCCAGAGCGGAATCGGCGGGTAAAAAATCAGCTTTGGCCACTGTGGTTAAGGTGGAAGGTTCATCCTACCGTCAGCCCGGCGCACGGATGCTGGTGACCGAAGACGGAGAACTTACAGGCGCCATCAGTGGAGGATGCCTGGAAGGTGATGCTTTAAAGAAGGCCCTGTTGGCCATCAGTCAGCGGCAGAATAAGCTTGTAACGTATGATACGACTAATGAAGACGACGCCGAATTTGGTGTACAGCTGGGCTGTAACGGAATCGTACACATATTATTTGAATATATTGATTCCTCGGAGGAATATAATCCTATATATTTTCTCAGGAAACTACAGGAGAAACGTCAGGAAACGGTTCTGGTCAACCTGTTCTCAATGAAAAGAGGAAGTTCACAGCCGGGAACGGTCGCTTTTTCAGGCGGAACGGATGTATCGGTAAAGAGTCCTGAATTTAAAATCATTTCCTCTGATATTAAAGAAGCCTTTGACAAAAAAGAATCCTCAGTGAAGACCATTACGGTTGATGGAATATCTTATGAGGCTCTGATTGAATATCAGACGCCTAATATATCCCTTGTCATAGCCGGTGCCGGCAATGATGTCATTCCTTTATCGGAAATGGCTGCCATTCTGGGTTGGGAAGTACATATAGGTGATGGGAGAACCACCCATGCCGTACAGCGCAGGTTTCCTGCTGCAAAGAAGGTAAGGACAGTAAAAGCTTCAGATTTCCTGGATGATATAGTTATTGATGACCTTACATTTTTTGTGCTGATGACCCATAATTATCAGTATGACCTTAGTCTTCTTTCAGCACTCCTCGAAAGGGGTTGCCGGTACATCGGGGTATTGGGACCGAAGACAAAACTGGAGCGAATGCTGGAAGACCTGAATAATAATCAGGTTACCATGCATGAAGAACAATTGAACAGCATCTATGGTCCTGTTGGACTGGATACCGGTGCTGAGACAGCGGAAGAAATAGCAGTTTCGGTGGTTTCCGAAATTATGGCCGTTTTGAACGGCAGAACGGGAACCTCACTGAAATACAGGACCGGTAAAATCCATACCGGGATTAACCAAACTATAAATACCAAAGTATGA
- a CDS encoding radical SAM protein, with product MIQDRFGRVHDYLRISLTDHCNLRCFYCMPEEKYAFAPASRLMQTEEINTLAKLFVSQGVKKIRLTRRRAACT from the coding sequence ATGATACAGGATCGCTTTGGACGCGTACATGATTACCTCAGGATCTCACTGACTGATCACTGCAACCTTCGTTGCTTTTACTGCATGCCGGAAGAAAAATATGCTTTTGCACCGGCTTCCCGGCTGATGCAGACAGAAGAAATCAATACCCTGGCAAAATTATTTGTCTCACAGGGGGTTAAAAAGATACGGCTTACGCGGCGGCGAGCCGCTTGTACGTAA
- a CDS encoding GTP 3',8-cyclase MoaA yields the protein MSHRGLKRYGLRGGEPLVRKDAPEIIACLGQLGIELAITTNGIRIDEMMDELIQANVKAINISLDTLEREKFLKITRRDLFDRVKRNIDLALQHQIRLKINVVVMKGLNENEILDFIELTRDNRLEIRFIEFMPFSGNRWTSNQVFTLQEILLKAAERYEIIPLPQEPNDTSKKYKVPGYIGSFAVISTMSEPFCGTCNRMRLTADGKLKNCLFSKGETDLLTALRNGEEILPLIQQNINEKAKALGGQFSGVFESIDTAALENRSMITIGG from the coding sequence TTGTCTCACAGGGGGTTAAAAAGATACGGCTTACGCGGCGGCGAGCCGCTTGTACGTAAGGATGCTCCTGAAATCATAGCTTGCCTCGGCCAGCTGGGTATTGAACTCGCTATTACGACCAACGGCATACGTATTGATGAAATGATGGATGAATTGATTCAGGCAAACGTAAAAGCCATTAACATCAGCCTGGATACCCTGGAGCGAGAGAAATTCCTGAAAATAACCAGAAGGGACCTTTTTGACAGGGTTAAACGGAATATTGATCTTGCCTTGCAGCATCAGATCAGGCTTAAAATCAATGTCGTTGTTATGAAGGGCCTTAATGAAAACGAGATTTTAGATTTCATTGAACTGACAAGGGATAACCGCCTTGAAATCAGGTTTATTGAATTCATGCCTTTCAGTGGAAACCGATGGACAAGCAATCAGGTTTTTACTTTGCAGGAAATTCTTTTAAAAGCTGCTGAAAGATATGAAATCATTCCTTTACCACAGGAACCCAATGATACGTCTAAAAAATACAAGGTTCCCGGCTATATAGGGTCTTTTGCTGTCATCAGCACCATGAGTGAACCTTTCTGCGGAACCTGTAACCGTATGCGTCTCACGGCAGACGGAAAGTTGAAAAACTGCCTTTTTTCAAAAGGTGAAACAGACCTGCTGACGGCGTTGCGAAATGGAGAAGAGATTCTGCCTCTGATCCAGCAGAACATTAACGAAAAAGCTAAAGCTCTGGGAGGGCAGTTCAGCGGTGTCTTTGAAAGTATAGACACGGCCGCACTCGAGAACCGGAGCATGATAACCATAGGAGGATGA
- a CDS encoding nucleotidyltransferase family protein, which translates to MKKRTTGIIILAAGSSSRLGQPKQFLEFNGKTLLFHTVEQALKVTDNVIVVSGAQPIEIEQQLNSVVNISNEDWESGMGSSLCKGLQEMLLLHPGLDRCIITVCDQPFINACIFQSLIEKQESSGKGIVASAYAATSGVPVLFNSGYFDDLLNLPDSGGAKMLIAKYQHDTADVRFEKGAIDIDTMEDYQKLTGTL; encoded by the coding sequence ATGAAAAAGAGAACAACAGGTATTATTATATTGGCTGCGGGAAGCTCTTCCCGGCTTGGCCAACCCAAACAATTCCTTGAATTTAACGGAAAAACATTGCTCTTTCATACAGTTGAGCAGGCACTTAAAGTAACGGATAATGTGATCGTAGTATCCGGTGCCCAACCAATAGAAATTGAACAGCAGCTGAATTCTGTTGTGAATATCAGTAATGAAGACTGGGAAAGCGGAATGGGGTCTTCACTCTGCAAAGGGCTGCAGGAAATGCTTCTGTTGCATCCGGGCCTTGACAGATGCATTATTACCGTCTGTGACCAGCCATTTATCAATGCATGTATTTTTCAGAGCCTCATTGAAAAGCAGGAATCTTCGGGAAAAGGGATCGTAGCCTCTGCTTATGCTGCTACTTCCGGCGTACCGGTATTGTTTAATTCCGGATATTTTGATGATCTGTTGAACCTACCTGATTCGGGAGGAGCTAAAATGCTGATTGCCAAATATCAGCATGACACAGCAGACGTCCGGTTCGAAAAAGGAGCTATCGATATCGATACAATGGAAGATTACCAAAAATTAACCGGTACATTATGA
- a CDS encoding molybdopterin molybdotransferase MoeA: MISVHEAHGIISASVPISKTKRISLSEAAGKVLSAEVVATVDIPNFSQSSMDGYALRYEDKDINLSVIGEMAAGTSCQLVIRPGQATRIFTGAPLPEGADTVVMQEKVKCSGNTLSIQDEQFTSGMNVRAKGSEIKQGETAMVPDTLLTPAAIGFLAGIGCHEVEVYYPPDVTIILTGNELQQPGNPLRFGQVYEANSFQLKAVLHQVGISNIRVRTAEDDPKKLQEVLSAALAESDLVLLNGGVSVGDYDFVVQAAEACGITKKIHKIRQKPGKPLFFGIMGDKMVFGLPGNPSSSLTCFYEYVLPALEQWMRHDSHLKKIKATVTHDYSKPSGLTHFLKAFYQDGKVTPLHAQESFRLHSFARANAFIVLPEESTGCSAGDWVKVHVLPG, from the coding sequence ATGATTTCAGTACACGAAGCACATGGGATTATTTCAGCATCTGTCCCGATCTCGAAAACAAAGAGGATCAGCCTTTCTGAAGCTGCCGGAAAGGTACTTTCAGCGGAAGTGGTTGCCACTGTCGACATCCCAAATTTCAGCCAGTCTTCCATGGACGGTTATGCACTCCGCTATGAAGATAAAGATATAAATCTTTCCGTGATCGGGGAGATGGCGGCAGGAACATCCTGTCAGCTGGTTATCAGGCCAGGACAGGCAACCCGCATTTTTACCGGAGCACCTCTGCCTGAAGGAGCGGATACTGTAGTTATGCAGGAAAAAGTTAAATGTTCAGGAAATACTTTATCTATTCAGGATGAGCAGTTTACAAGCGGTATGAATGTGCGTGCGAAGGGTTCCGAAATAAAGCAGGGAGAAACGGCCATGGTTCCAGATACCTTACTTACGCCCGCGGCTATCGGCTTTCTGGCAGGAATAGGCTGTCATGAAGTAGAGGTATATTATCCGCCTGATGTTACTATTATCCTTACGGGAAACGAATTGCAGCAGCCGGGAAATCCATTGCGCTTTGGACAGGTGTACGAAGCCAATTCTTTTCAGCTGAAAGCAGTCCTTCACCAGGTCGGCATCAGCAATATCCGAGTTCGTACCGCTGAGGATGACCCAAAAAAACTGCAGGAAGTTTTATCAGCTGCTCTTGCCGAAAGTGACCTGGTATTGCTGAACGGTGGTGTAAGCGTGGGCGATTATGATTTTGTAGTCCAGGCTGCTGAAGCCTGCGGAATTACAAAAAAGATACATAAAATCAGACAAAAACCCGGGAAGCCTTTATTTTTTGGCATTATGGGAGATAAAATGGTTTTCGGGCTTCCGGGGAATCCTTCTTCGTCACTTACCTGTTTTTATGAGTATGTATTGCCTGCATTGGAACAATGGATGCGTCATGATAGTCACCTGAAAAAGATTAAGGCAACTGTCACTCACGATTATTCCAAACCTTCGGGACTTACTCATTTCCTTAAAGCATTTTATCAAGATGGCAAGGTAACGCCATTACATGCTCAGGAATCTTTTCGGCTGCATTCATTTGCCCGGGCCAATGCCTTTATTGTTTTGCCGGAAGAATCAACAGGCTGTTCGGCGGGTGATTGGGTAAAAGTACATGTACTTCCTGGTTAA
- a CDS encoding sulfite exporter TauE/SafE family protein, with translation MPVELFYGILFLVAFFYAAVGHGGASGYLALMALYGVAPEEMKSTALMLNLFVSLTSFIQYYRGGYFLKKLFIPIAAASVPLAFIGGMITVEENIYKRILGVLLLFPVFRFFFFRNVEDSDLKDQNLAVAVIIGGIIGFLSGMIGIGGGIILSPVLLLLQWTNQKQTAAISAAFIFVNSLAGLGGMLTQGISFTGNMLMYIAVAFTGGLLGAYFGAKRFNQNVLKYILAIVLLMASYKLLFTKA, from the coding sequence ATGCCTGTAGAACTATTTTATGGTATTTTATTTCTGGTTGCTTTCTTTTATGCTGCTGTAGGCCATGGAGGAGCCAGTGGCTATCTTGCATTGATGGCCCTGTACGGAGTCGCTCCTGAAGAGATGAAATCCACTGCACTGATGCTTAACCTTTTTGTATCATTAACTTCTTTCATACAGTATTACCGGGGAGGGTATTTCCTTAAAAAACTCTTTATTCCGATTGCAGCCGCCTCGGTTCCGCTGGCATTCATCGGCGGAATGATCACGGTGGAAGAAAATATTTATAAAAGAATTCTGGGAGTCCTGTTACTTTTTCCGGTTTTCCGGTTTTTCTTTTTCCGTAATGTGGAAGACAGTGACCTTAAGGACCAGAACCTTGCTGTTGCAGTTATCATTGGTGGGATCATCGGTTTTCTGTCAGGTATGATCGGTATCGGTGGTGGAATCATCCTTTCTCCGGTACTGCTTCTTTTGCAATGGACCAATCAGAAGCAGACTGCGGCCATCAGTGCTGCATTTATATTCGTCAATTCACTGGCAGGCCTGGGCGGAATGCTGACCCAGGGCATCAGTTTTACCGGCAATATGCTGATGTATATTGCAGTAGCTTTTACCGGCGGATTGCTAGGTGCCTATTTCGGAGCTAAACGATTCAATCAGAATGTATTGAAATATATTCTTGCCATTGTGCTGCTTATGGCTTCTTACAAATTGTTATTCACCAAAGCATAA